Part of the Elgaria multicarinata webbii isolate HBS135686 ecotype San Diego chromosome 5, rElgMul1.1.pri, whole genome shotgun sequence genome, GTCTGCCGTTGGAAGACAGTTTTTGTACATGGATAGCTTTAGCTGGATTGGATGCAAATTCTTCCAAGATAAACTCATATTtgcaatcaattttaaaaaaacgtgGTCTGCCTTCTATTCATCGGTGTCAGGTAGCCTGGTCTTTGGTGGAAATTCATTGGCTTCTTGTAAGCTGGAAATTTGGCTGTCTGTACATCAAGGGTATATTTCTCTTgcaacctttttattctttcccaAAATTCTTCAGTGTTACACAACTGAAAGATAAATATTTGCAACGCACAAGACATGAGTTAGGGAAGACTCTCATTTTATTCAAAATAGACCTGTTAGCATAATAGTCTTAGCTTAACAATCAGTCAATAGCATTACATCTTCATATTTTGAGCCAATTGAAAGCTAATATTCTGGCTGTACATGGTAACTGTTCTGATAATTGCTTGTACATGCTACCATAAAACTCCATTTAAAGCAAAGACTAAATATTATTTTAAGGCCTCAATACCTGCTCAGAAATAGTTGTGAGAATTCTTACCTGCCGAAATCTTTTACATGTTTTTGACAACTGTCTAATATCTTCTGTATTAAGAAATGACAGGATATGTATAATCAAATTCTCAGGCATTCGAATTAGGAAATCATACTGTCCTTGACACAAGTTAAGAATGTAGTCTAGCATTTTGTTTCCAAAGATGCTTTGCACTTGCTCTGAATAAAATATAAATACCCAGAAGTGAAGACTTAAAACGCAAGCACTGAAAAAACAAAATGTCTGTTAAAATTATACTGATGACTGCAAATCCTCAATTAAGGCAAAAAATAATTACACACTATAAATGCATTGTAGAGATTGTTGCAGTGGTTAAAAGGGGAGACACAGTGATAAGATGTTGTATTTGCCTGCTGCACTTGTTGCTGTTATGTTGTTATTTGGGTttgctgattttattttgtttatattcTTTGCATCTGATGTTTCATTTTTAGTATGTATGTCAGCTGCTTTTAgtttatttataaagaaaagcaggatatacacttttaaaataaaatacacatcatTTGTTTATATAAGATGAATGATTATAAAATATAATAGGAAGAGAAGACTGGATAAGCTTGAACGAGGGTGATTAAGGCAGCAAAAATATACTTAACCAGAACTAAATCCCATAGAAaataattggacttacttctgagtggacatgtataggattatgctgtgaGTTCTCTAAcaaagcaaaaatacaaaaatacaaattttcggCTGCAATACTTGGAACtagttttaatttatttcaatgggatttactcccctactaaacatggataggaatgGACTGTTACTTCTGCAGAGCAAGAAGACAAAAAAGACAGGTCCCTGCACTACTATAACTAAGAACAAGCCTCTGTTCTACACATTGACACAGTAATGGCCAGTGTCAATGTGTAGAATAGAGGCTTGTGACTTCTTGGGAGACATGTACACATACACTTCAAGAAAGATAACTAAGCATTCCTAAATTCcggggcaggggtgggaaatcAGCATTAAATTCAACTCATGCATATATACCACATACATGTAATGAGCAGACGGCTCTCTGAAGGCGTCctgttttgaagggctgtccagtccaagtttggtCTAAATATGAAGAACCATGAGAAGGGAGCGTAGGGGTGttgaggttgcccatcaacacttagcacctgcaCAGCAGGGCTGAataggcacacagatcacctggtcacaatcttgcTCACTC contains:
- the LOC134399435 gene encoding F-box only protein 36-like, which produces MTSLLQEKLCEVHTQAPPPSKDFHHLTITKHEVMWKSWRISFRPNQERFFPREVKKLHKDFLLDEQLHKQVQSIFGNKMLDYILNLCQGQYDFLIRMPENLIIHILSFLNTEDIRQLSKTCKRFRQLCNTEEFWERIKRLQEKYTLDVQTAKFPAYKKPMNFHQRPGYLTPMNRRQTTFF